A stretch of Geomonas oryzisoli DNA encodes these proteins:
- the rpsD gene encoding 30S ribosomal protein S4, producing MARYTGPSCRLCRREGSELFLKGERCYTDKCAIKRRSYPPGQHGQGRIKVSDYGVQLREKQKVRRIYGILENQFRGYFETADRMKGVTGENLLFLLERRLDNVVYRLGFAASRDEARQLVRHSHFTLNGRKANIPSIQVKAGDVIQLREKSRKIAVITESLEAVVRRGIPQWLELDKDAFKGTVKTSPVREDITMPIQEQLIVELYSK from the coding sequence TTGGCTAGGTATACAGGGCCCTCATGCAGGCTGTGCAGGCGCGAAGGATCGGAACTTTTTCTTAAAGGCGAGCGTTGCTACACCGACAAATGCGCCATCAAGAGAAGGAGCTATCCGCCGGGACAGCACGGGCAGGGTCGCATAAAAGTTTCTGATTACGGTGTTCAGCTGCGCGAAAAACAGAAGGTACGTCGTATCTACGGCATCCTTGAGAACCAGTTCCGCGGGTACTTCGAGACCGCAGACCGGATGAAAGGTGTCACCGGCGAAAACCTCCTCTTCCTCCTGGAGAGAAGGCTCGACAACGTCGTCTACCGTCTCGGTTTCGCCGCTTCGCGCGACGAGGCACGTCAGCTGGTGCGTCACAGCCACTTCACCCTCAACGGGCGTAAGGCTAACATCCCCTCCATCCAGGTGAAGGCGGGCGATGTGATCCAGCTGCGCGAGAAGAGCCGCAAGATCGCTGTCATCACCGAGTCCCTCGAGGCCGTGGTTCGCCGCGGTATCCCGCAGTGGCTCGAGCTGGACAAGGACGCCTTCAAAGGCACCGTCAAGACCAGCCCGGTGCGCGAAGACATCACCATGCCGATTCAGGAGCAGTTGATCGTCGAGCTCTACTCCAAGTAA
- the rpsH gene encoding 30S ribosomal protein S8 has product MCMTDPVADMLTRIRNAGMAKHQKVDIPSSNLKVSLATVLRAEGFIKNFKVIADSKQGILRVYLKFIDEKEPVINEIKRISKPGGRVYVHSDKIKQVKNGLGVAILSTSKGLVTDKTARELGIGGEVLCTVW; this is encoded by the coding sequence ATGTGCATGACAGATCCAGTTGCCGACATGCTGACCAGAATCAGGAACGCTGGTATGGCAAAACACCAGAAAGTTGACATCCCTTCGTCGAACCTGAAGGTGAGCCTCGCCACGGTGCTGCGCGCCGAAGGGTTCATCAAGAACTTCAAGGTCATCGCCGACAGCAAGCAGGGGATTCTGCGGGTATACCTCAAGTTCATCGATGAGAAAGAGCCGGTCATCAACGAGATCAAGAGGATCAGCAAGCCGGGCGGCCGGGTCTATGTCCACTCCGACAAGATCAAGCAGGTGAAAAACGGACTGGGCGTCGCCATCCTCTCGACTTCGAAGGGGCTGGTAACCGACAAGACCGCGCGCGAGCTGGGCATCGGCGGCGAAGTCCTTTGCACGGTCTGGTAG
- the rpsM gene encoding 30S ribosomal protein S13, translated as MARIAGVDLPRNKRIEIALTYIYGIGRSLSQEILTATGVDMNTRCDNLTEAEVSKIREYIDKNVKVEGDLRRDISMSIKRLMDLGCYRGLRHRKGLPCRGQRTKTNARTRKGPARTVAGKKK; from the coding sequence TTGGCACGTATCGCAGGGGTAGATTTACCCAGGAATAAGAGAATAGAGATCGCACTGACCTACATCTACGGCATCGGCAGGTCTCTCTCCCAGGAAATTCTTACGGCAACCGGCGTGGACATGAACACCCGTTGCGACAACCTGACCGAGGCGGAAGTCTCGAAGATCAGGGAGTATATCGATAAGAACGTGAAGGTCGAAGGCGACCTGCGCCGCGACATCTCCATGAGCATCAAGCGTCTCATGGATCTCGGCTGCTACCGTGGTCTTCGTCACAGGAAAGGTCTTCCCTGCCGCGGGCAGCGTACCAAGACCAATGCACGCACCAGGAAAGGGCCGGCTCGTACGGTCGCTGGCAAGAAGAAATAA
- the rplR gene encoding 50S ribosomal protein L18 — MSSLAQKQVARLKRQTRVRKKITGSPARPRLNVFKSARHIYAQLIDDTTGATLASASTLVGEVAEGLSYTGNIEAAAKVGAAIAKKALEKDIKAVVFDRNGFLYHGRIKALAEAARENGLSF; from the coding sequence TTGAGTTCTTTAGCCCAAAAACAGGTAGCTCGTCTTAAGAGACAGACCAGGGTCAGGAAGAAAATTACCGGTTCGCCGGCACGCCCGAGACTGAACGTCTTCAAGAGTGCTCGTCACATATACGCTCAGCTGATCGACGATACCACTGGTGCGACGCTCGCCTCCGCCTCCACCCTGGTGGGCGAGGTAGCCGAAGGGCTTTCGTACACCGGCAACATCGAGGCAGCCGCCAAGGTTGGCGCCGCCATCGCCAAGAAGGCCCTGGAAAAGGACATCAAAGCGGTCGTCTTCGACCGTAACGGTTTCCTCTACCACGGTAGGATCAAAGCTCTGGCTGAAGCCGCACGCGAAAACGGTCTGTCCTTCTAG
- the rplE gene encoding 50S ribosomal protein L5, translating to MARLAELYNKEMVPQLMKDHNYNNIMEVPKLVKIVLNMGLGEAIQNVKILDSAAEELGAIAGQKPVITKAKKSIAGFKLRQGMPIGCSVTLRREKMYEFLDRLISVSLPRVRDFKGINGKGFDGKGNYSLGIKEQLIFPEIDYDKVDKIKGLNITIVTTAKTDAEGKALLKLMGLPFRN from the coding sequence ATGGCACGGCTGGCTGAGCTTTACAATAAAGAGATGGTCCCGCAACTGATGAAGGACCATAACTACAACAACATCATGGAAGTCCCCAAACTCGTGAAAATCGTGCTGAACATGGGTCTTGGCGAGGCGATCCAGAACGTCAAGATCCTGGATTCCGCCGCCGAGGAACTGGGCGCGATTGCCGGCCAGAAGCCGGTGATCACCAAGGCCAAGAAGTCCATCGCGGGCTTCAAGCTGCGCCAGGGCATGCCGATCGGCTGCTCCGTCACGCTTCGTCGCGAAAAGATGTACGAGTTCCTCGACCGCCTGATCAGCGTTTCGCTGCCGCGCGTGCGTGACTTCAAGGGGATCAACGGCAAGGGCTTCGACGGCAAGGGTAACTACTCCCTGGGCATCAAGGAGCAGCTGATCTTCCCCGAGATCGACTACGACAAGGTCGACAAGATCAAGGGACTCAACATCACGATCGTGACCACGGCAAAGACCGACGCTGAGGGCAAGGCGCTTCTCAAGCTCATGGGCCTGCCGTTCAGGAACTAA
- a CDS encoding adenylate kinase, with amino-acid sequence MNLILLGPPGVGKGTQAKLLIDRFGIPQISTGDILRAAVKELTPMGIKAKGFMDSGALVPDEVVIGIVEERLAQPDCQKGFILDGFPRTVPQADALSQVLTGIGKKIDHVVSLSVDKAELLKRLTGRRACSKCGAGYHVDFAPSKAAGICDACGGELFQREDDKEETILNRLAVYEAQTSPLISYYQTAGLLRSVNGLGSVEGIQAEIVSVLQGAR; translated from the coding sequence ATGAACCTCATCCTCCTTGGACCCCCGGGCGTAGGCAAGGGGACCCAGGCGAAACTCCTCATAGACAGGTTTGGTATCCCGCAGATATCGACAGGCGATATACTGCGGGCTGCCGTTAAAGAGCTCACCCCGATGGGGATCAAAGCCAAGGGGTTCATGGACTCCGGCGCACTGGTTCCCGACGAGGTCGTCATAGGCATCGTGGAAGAGCGTCTGGCGCAGCCGGACTGCCAGAAGGGTTTCATCCTGGATGGTTTCCCGCGCACCGTGCCCCAGGCCGACGCGCTCTCCCAGGTTCTCACCGGCATCGGCAAGAAGATTGACCATGTGGTCTCCCTTTCCGTCGACAAGGCCGAGCTCCTGAAGCGTCTCACCGGCAGGCGCGCCTGCTCCAAGTGCGGTGCCGGTTACCACGTCGACTTCGCTCCGTCCAAGGCGGCAGGTATCTGCGACGCCTGCGGCGGCGAGCTGTTCCAGCGCGAGGACGACAAGGAAGAGACCATCCTGAACCGTCTCGCGGTGTACGAGGCCCAGACCTCCCCGCTGATCTCCTACTACCAGACCGCCGGCTTGCTCCGTTCGGTCAACGGTCTTGGGAGCGTGGAAGGGATCCAGGCCGAGATCGTCTCCGTACTGCAGGGCGCACGGTGA
- the rpsE gene encoding 30S ribosomal protein S5, which yields MLKINASEMNLTDRVVHISRVAKVVKGGRRFSFSALVVVGDGNGVVGYGLGKANEVPEAIRKGVEQAKKNLIRVPIVAGQTIPFEILGHFGAGKVLMMPASAGTGVIAGGAARAVFESAGLHNILAKCLGSNNPHNVVKAAFAGLSQLKTAEELMARRGITE from the coding sequence TTGCTTAAGATCAATGCCAGTGAAATGAATCTTACCGATAGGGTCGTCCATATCAGCCGCGTAGCTAAGGTTGTCAAGGGTGGTCGCAGGTTCTCCTTCTCCGCACTCGTGGTGGTTGGCGACGGTAACGGCGTGGTAGGTTACGGCCTGGGCAAGGCCAACGAGGTTCCCGAGGCGATCCGCAAGGGCGTCGAGCAGGCCAAGAAGAACCTGATCAGGGTTCCCATCGTTGCCGGCCAGACCATCCCGTTCGAAATCCTCGGCCACTTCGGCGCAGGCAAGGTGCTCATGATGCCGGCCTCCGCAGGTACCGGCGTCATCGCCGGCGGTGCTGCCCGTGCGGTATTCGAGTCCGCGGGCCTGCACAACATCCTTGCCAAGTGCCTGGGCTCCAACAACCCGCACAACGTGGTCAAGGCCGCATTTGCAGGTCTTTCCCAGCTGAAGACTGCGGAAGAGCTGATGGCGCGCCGCGGCATCACCGAATAG
- the rpmD gene encoding 50S ribosomal protein L30: MSELKVTLVKSSIGQCEKMKGRLLGMGLTKREKTVTLKDTPEVRGMIAKVAHLVRVEE, translated from the coding sequence ATGTCTGAACTGAAGGTTACGCTCGTCAAGAGCTCCATCGGTCAATGCGAGAAAATGAAGGGCCGCCTGCTCGGCATGGGGCTCACCAAGCGTGAGAAGACCGTGACCCTGAAGGATACCCCGGAAGTCCGTGGGATGATCGCCAAGGTCGCCCACCTGGTACGCGTCGAAGAGTAA
- the map gene encoding type I methionyl aminopeptidase — translation MIVLKSRAEIEKMAAAGRMVAEILAGLREMVAPGVTLAQLDAYAERETLKRKAKPAFKGYSGFPFSLCCSVNEQVVHGFATQRALVEGDIVSLDFGVLHNGFYGDSAITVPVGKVSEAAARLIKATEESLYRAIEVADTAHRLSDIAHAVQSHVEARGFSVVRDFVGHGIGKELHEGPQIPNFGVAGKGPKLKSGMVLAIEPMINEKGYDVKVLEDGWTAVTVDGGLSAHFEHTVAITDNGPLILTKI, via the coding sequence GTGATAGTACTCAAATCCCGGGCCGAGATCGAGAAGATGGCGGCTGCCGGCAGGATGGTCGCCGAGATACTCGCCGGCCTGAGAGAGATGGTGGCCCCGGGGGTAACCCTGGCACAGCTGGATGCATATGCCGAGAGGGAAACGCTGAAGAGGAAGGCGAAGCCAGCCTTCAAGGGTTACAGCGGCTTCCCCTTTTCGCTTTGTTGCTCGGTGAACGAGCAGGTGGTACACGGCTTCGCCACGCAGCGCGCCCTGGTCGAAGGGGACATCGTCAGCCTCGACTTCGGTGTCCTCCACAACGGGTTCTACGGTGACTCCGCCATCACGGTTCCGGTAGGCAAGGTCTCCGAGGCAGCCGCCAGGCTGATCAAGGCCACCGAGGAGTCGCTCTACCGTGCCATCGAGGTCGCCGACACCGCGCACCGGTTGTCCGACATCGCCCACGCGGTTCAGTCTCACGTCGAGGCGCGCGGCTTTTCGGTAGTGCGCGACTTCGTGGGGCACGGCATCGGCAAGGAACTGCACGAGGGGCCCCAGATCCCGAACTTCGGCGTGGCGGGCAAGGGACCCAAACTGAAAAGCGGCATGGTGCTCGCCATCGAGCCGATGATCAACGAGAAGGGTTACGACGTGAAGGTGCTGGAGGATGGCTGGACGGCGGTGACCGTCGACGGCGGACTCTCGGCGCACTTCGAGCACACGGTAGCAATAACGGACAACGGTCCGCTGATACTTACGAAAATCTAG
- a CDS encoding DNA-directed RNA polymerase subunit alpha encodes MYRNWRDLIRPKKLQVETESLTNTYGKFYAEPFERGFGTTLGTGLRRVLISSLQGAAIVSVKAKGVLHEFSAVPGVTEDMTDIILNLKGVRLKVHGNESRMIRIVQKGEGVVKAKDIITDNNVEILNPEHHIATCSKDANLEMDLMVKVGKGYVPADRNRDEKAPVGTIPIDAIFSPIHKVNFTVTNARVGQITDYDKLTIEVWTDGSVKPQDAVAYASKILKDQLSIFINFDEDVEPQEEAEPEEERERFNENLYRSVDELELSVRSANCLKNAGIKLIGELVSRTEAEMLKTQNFGRKSLNEIKDILVDMGLTLGMKLENFPDPEIMRRLRGEQKEE; translated from the coding sequence ATGTATAGAAATTGGCGCGATCTGATCAGGCCGAAGAAGCTTCAGGTTGAGACAGAATCGCTGACTAATACATACGGCAAGTTCTACGCCGAGCCTTTCGAAAGGGGGTTCGGTACCACCCTGGGAACGGGGCTGCGTAGGGTCCTCATCTCCAGCCTGCAGGGGGCGGCCATCGTCTCCGTCAAGGCCAAGGGCGTGCTGCACGAATTCTCCGCTGTCCCGGGCGTTACCGAGGACATGACGGATATCATCCTCAACCTGAAAGGGGTGCGCCTCAAGGTGCACGGCAACGAGTCCCGGATGATCCGGATCGTGCAGAAGGGTGAAGGGGTGGTCAAGGCGAAGGATATCATCACCGACAACAACGTCGAGATCCTGAACCCGGAACATCACATCGCAACCTGCTCCAAGGACGCCAACCTGGAGATGGACCTCATGGTGAAAGTCGGCAAGGGTTACGTCCCGGCTGACCGCAACCGTGACGAGAAGGCACCGGTCGGGACCATCCCGATCGACGCGATCTTCTCCCCGATTCACAAGGTGAACTTCACCGTCACCAACGCTCGCGTGGGTCAGATCACCGACTACGACAAGCTTACTATCGAAGTCTGGACCGACGGCAGCGTGAAACCGCAGGACGCGGTGGCCTACGCTTCCAAGATCCTCAAGGACCAGCTCTCCATCTTCATCAACTTCGATGAGGACGTGGAGCCCCAGGAGGAGGCGGAGCCGGAAGAAGAGCGCGAGCGCTTCAACGAGAACCTCTACCGCTCGGTCGACGAGCTGGAGCTCTCGGTTCGCTCCGCCAACTGCCTGAAGAACGCCGGTATCAAGCTGATCGGTGAACTGGTCTCCAGGACCGAGGCAGAGATGCTGAAGACCCAGAACTTTGGCAGGAAATCGCTGAACGAAATCAAGGACATCCTGGTCGACATGGGCCTCACCCTCGGCATGAAACTGGAGAACTTCCCGGATCCCGAGATCATGAGGCGTCTGCGCGGCGAGCAGAAAGAAGAATAG
- the rplX gene encoding 50S ribosomal protein L24 yields the protein MLGKKLHVKKNDTVVITTGKDRSKSGKVLSIHPKKDGVIVEGINVVKRHVKPRGSEQGGILEKEAPVHISNVMLLCGKCNKPVRTRTTVLEDGKKARCCVKCGESFDK from the coding sequence ATGCTGGGCAAAAAATTACATGTAAAGAAAAACGATACCGTCGTTATCACCACGGGTAAGGATCGTTCCAAGAGCGGCAAGGTGCTCTCCATCCATCCGAAGAAGGACGGCGTTATCGTCGAGGGGATCAACGTGGTGAAGCGCCACGTGAAGCCCCGCGGTTCCGAGCAGGGGGGCATCCTGGAGAAGGAGGCGCCGGTGCACATCTCCAACGTGATGCTGCTCTGCGGGAAGTGCAACAAGCCGGTAAGGACCAGGACCACCGTTCTGGAAGACGGAAAGAAGGCGCGCTGCTGTGTCAAATGCGGCGAGTCCTTTGACAAATAG
- the rpsK gene encoding 30S ribosomal protein S11, with protein sequence MASPAKKVVKKKKERKNIPTGVAHIQATFNNTMITITDPVGNVVAWCTSGAKGFKGSRKSTPFAAQMAAEDAAKKAQEHGMRTIEVYVKGPGSGRESALRALQAAGFAVSFIRDVTPIPHNGCRPPKRRRV encoded by the coding sequence ATGGCGAGCCCGGCTAAGAAGGTCGTTAAGAAGAAAAAAGAGAGAAAGAATATTCCCACTGGCGTGGCGCACATCCAGGCTACGTTCAACAATACCATGATCACCATCACCGACCCGGTCGGTAACGTGGTTGCCTGGTGCACCTCCGGTGCCAAGGGCTTCAAAGGCTCCAGGAAGAGCACCCCGTTCGCAGCCCAGATGGCTGCCGAGGATGCCGCCAAGAAGGCCCAGGAGCATGGCATGCGCACCATCGAAGTGTACGTGAAGGGCCCCGGCTCCGGCCGCGAGTCCGCGCTGCGCGCACTGCAGGCTGCCGGCTTCGCCGTCAGCTTCATCCGCGACGTAACGCCGATTCCGCACAACGGCTGCCGTCCCCCGAAGAGAAGAAGAGTCTAG
- the rplO gene encoding 50S ribosomal protein L15: MQLNTIKPAIGSTKNRKRIGRGPGSGHGKTATKGHKGQKARSGGSVKPGFEGGQMPMHRRLPKRGFTPLSKKEYALVNLCQLEIFEAGSVVDAEALLKSGLISGVRDGIKVLGTGELTRALTIKAHKFSASAREKVTAAGGSIEEI; the protein is encoded by the coding sequence ATGCAATTGAATACCATCAAACCGGCCATCGGGTCGACCAAGAATAGAAAGCGCATCGGTAGGGGCCCGGGCTCCGGCCACGGCAAGACCGCTACCAAGGGTCACAAGGGCCAGAAGGCACGCTCCGGCGGCTCCGTGAAGCCCGGCTTCGAGGGCGGCCAGATGCCGATGCACAGAAGGCTTCCCAAGCGCGGCTTCACCCCGCTCTCCAAGAAGGAGTACGCACTGGTGAACCTGTGCCAGCTCGAGATCTTCGAAGCCGGCAGCGTGGTGGACGCAGAGGCGCTTCTGAAGAGCGGCCTGATCTCCGGCGTACGCGACGGCATCAAGGTGCTCGGCACCGGCGAACTGACCCGCGCTCTGACCATCAAGGCTCACAAATTCAGCGCCTCCGCTCGCGAAAAAGTCACTGCGGCAGGTGGTTCCATCGAGGAGATCTAG
- the rpmJ gene encoding 50S ribosomal protein L36, producing MKVRASVKKICVKCKIVKRKGIVRVICETPKHSQRQG from the coding sequence ATGAAGGTTCGGGCATCGGTTAAGAAGATCTGTGTAAAGTGCAAGATTGTCAAGCGCAAGGGCATAGTCCGCGTCATCTGCGAGACCCCCAAGCATTCACAGAGACAGGGCTAA
- the secY gene encoding preprotein translocase subunit SecY, whose protein sequence is MIEAFQNIFKIPELKKKVLFSLAMLAVYRVGCHIPTPGIDAQALSQFFKAAQGTLLGMFDMFSGGALEKLTVFALGIMPYISSSIIFQLLTVVVPAIEKLSKEGDAGRKKIIQYTRYGTVVLSVVQSFGISIGLEAMRGPAGELVVPNPGWSFRLMTVITLTAGTAFIMWLGEQMSEKGIGNGISLIIFAGIVARIPNAIGNSFRLIKTGELSLFVLLLVLAVMFLVIAAVVFMERGQRRIPIHYAKRVVGLKTVGAQSSHLPLKVNMAGVIPPIFASSIIMFPATVGNFIDIPWVQAASKQLAPGKLLYEILFVAFIVFFCYFYTAVTFNPVDVADNVKKQGGYVPGIRPGKETSDFLDAVLTKLTFAGAIYISAVCVLPSILIGKFNLPFYFGGTSLLIAVGVGMDTLAQIEAHLITRSYEGFMKGVRIQGRK, encoded by the coding sequence TTGATAGAAGCCTTCCAGAACATTTTCAAGATCCCCGAGCTTAAAAAGAAGGTTCTCTTTTCGCTGGCCATGCTGGCCGTCTACCGGGTAGGGTGTCACATCCCTACTCCGGGCATCGACGCCCAGGCCCTCTCGCAGTTCTTCAAGGCTGCCCAGGGCACGCTGCTCGGTATGTTCGACATGTTTTCTGGCGGGGCTCTCGAGAAGCTCACCGTCTTCGCCCTCGGCATCATGCCGTACATCTCCTCCTCCATCATCTTCCAGCTTTTGACCGTGGTGGTTCCGGCCATCGAGAAACTCTCCAAAGAGGGTGACGCGGGCAGGAAGAAGATCATCCAGTACACCCGCTACGGCACCGTGGTGCTGTCGGTGGTGCAGTCCTTCGGCATCTCCATCGGCCTCGAGGCGATGCGTGGACCGGCCGGCGAGCTGGTGGTCCCGAACCCGGGCTGGAGCTTCCGCCTGATGACCGTTATCACGCTGACCGCGGGTACCGCCTTCATCATGTGGCTGGGTGAGCAGATGTCAGAGAAGGGGATCGGTAACGGCATCTCCCTGATCATCTTCGCCGGCATCGTGGCCCGCATCCCGAACGCGATCGGCAACAGCTTCCGTCTCATCAAGACCGGCGAACTCTCCCTGTTCGTGCTGCTGCTGGTGCTTGCCGTGATGTTCCTGGTTATCGCTGCCGTCGTCTTCATGGAGCGCGGCCAGCGCAGGATTCCGATCCACTACGCGAAAAGGGTGGTGGGGCTGAAGACGGTTGGTGCGCAGAGCTCGCATCTGCCCCTCAAGGTGAACATGGCCGGGGTCATCCCGCCGATCTTCGCCTCGTCGATCATCATGTTCCCGGCCACGGTCGGCAACTTCATCGACATCCCCTGGGTGCAGGCGGCATCGAAGCAGCTGGCTCCCGGAAAGTTGCTCTACGAGATTTTATTTGTTGCCTTTATCGTCTTTTTTTGCTATTTCTACACGGCTGTGACTTTCAACCCGGTTGATGTCGCCGACAACGTGAAGAAGCAGGGTGGTTACGTGCCCGGGATCCGTCCCGGCAAAGAGACCTCCGACTTCCTCGACGCGGTGCTCACCAAGCTGACCTTCGCGGGTGCGATTTACATCTCCGCGGTCTGTGTGCTCCCCTCGATCTTGATCGGGAAGTTCAACCTTCCCTTCTACTTCGGCGGCACGTCGTTGCTGATCGCGGTCGGTGTCGGCATGGACACCCTGGCCCAGATCGAGGCGCACCTGATCACGCGCAGCTACGAAGGGTTCATGAAAGGTGTTCGCATCCAGGGTAGAAAATAG
- the rplF gene encoding 50S ribosomal protein L6, protein MSRIGKLPIAIPAGVKVIYSAPEIKVEGPKGKLSRTLVGDAVSIDVTGDAVTVTRKDDTIKSRSAHGLTRTLINNMVTGVSKGFETALEINGVGYRAEVKGNVLNLALGYSHPINFELPAGITVEVDKMTKLKVLGIDKELVGQTAAKIRDFRGPEPYKGKGIKYADETILRKAGKTGKK, encoded by the coding sequence ATGTCTAGAATAGGAAAACTTCCCATCGCGATCCCTGCGGGGGTGAAAGTCATATACAGCGCGCCGGAGATCAAGGTTGAGGGCCCGAAAGGGAAACTCTCCCGCACTCTCGTGGGCGACGCCGTCAGCATCGACGTGACCGGCGACGCGGTCACCGTGACCCGCAAGGACGATACCATCAAGTCCCGCTCGGCCCACGGCCTGACCAGGACCCTGATCAACAACATGGTCACCGGTGTCTCCAAAGGCTTCGAAACCGCGCTCGAGATCAACGGCGTCGGTTACCGTGCCGAGGTGAAGGGCAACGTGCTGAACCTGGCCCTGGGTTACTCCCACCCGATCAACTTCGAGCTTCCGGCCGGGATCACTGTCGAAGTCGACAAGATGACCAAGCTGAAGGTGCTGGGGATCGACAAGGAGCTGGTGGGGCAGACCGCCGCCAAGATCCGCGATTTCCGTGGTCCGGAGCCCTACAAGGGCAAGGGTATCAAGTACGCTGACGAAACCATCCTCAGAAAAGCCGGCAAAACCGGCAAAAAATAG
- a CDS encoding type Z 30S ribosomal protein S14, whose amino-acid sequence MAKTSMIIKAQRAKYKVRERNRCAVCGRPRAYYRKFDMCRICLRKFSNSGQIPGVIKSSW is encoded by the coding sequence GTGGCTAAGACATCTATGATCATAAAAGCTCAGAGGGCCAAGTACAAAGTGCGCGAGCGCAATCGTTGCGCTGTCTGCGGTCGTCCCAGAGCATACTACCGGAAATTCGATATGTGCAGGATCTGCCTGAGGAAGTTCTCTAACTCCGGCCAGATCCCCGGTGTAATAAAGTCCAGTTGGTAA